One stretch of Bradyrhizobium canariense DNA includes these proteins:
- a CDS encoding DUF2059 domain-containing protein, which yields MKSLSRMLSAAGLVLGLAFAGVPAKAQQDKPVSPAAIAAAKEILGMKHADGMYAAAVPNIVQQTKDQLLQTNLNYQKDLNEVAVIVAQKLAGREKEIGDGMAKIYAADFTEQELKDLVTFYKSPLGQKLLTTEPRAIQGSMAYMNQWAQQFAETVNAEFRSEMRKRGKQI from the coding sequence ATGAAGAGCCTTTCGAGAATGTTGTCGGCCGCGGGCCTCGTGCTGGGGCTCGCTTTTGCCGGCGTTCCGGCCAAGGCGCAGCAGGATAAGCCGGTTTCTCCGGCAGCCATTGCCGCGGCCAAGGAAATCCTGGGGATGAAGCACGCGGACGGGATGTATGCCGCCGCCGTTCCCAACATCGTGCAACAGACCAAGGATCAGTTGCTGCAGACCAACCTCAACTATCAAAAGGACCTCAACGAGGTCGCCGTGATCGTCGCCCAGAAGCTTGCCGGCCGCGAAAAGGAAATCGGCGATGGAATGGCGAAGATCTACGCCGCCGACTTCACCGAACAGGAGCTGAAGGACCTCGTGACCTTCTACAAGTCACCGCTGGGCCAGAAGCTGCTGACGACGGAACCCCGGGCAATTCAGGGCAGCATGGCCTATATGAACCAGTGGGCGCAGCAATTTGCCGAGACCGTGAACGCCGAGTTCCGCTCCGAGATGCGCAAGCGCGGGAAGCAGATCTGA
- the rpiA gene encoding ribose-5-phosphate isomerase RpiA — protein sequence MNMDDLKRQAAARALEAVRDGMRLGLGTGSTAKHFVELLGERVRAGLDVIGVPTSEVTRADAERCGIRLTTLDAIDRLDLTVDGADEIDPALNVIKGGGGALLREKIVATASDRMIVIADESKWVDVLGRFPLPVEVVPFGLAATQRAMAKAFAESGVSGQMVVRKGKDGHVFVTDGGHWIVDAHLGRIADAARLAGLLSVIPGVVEHGLFIGVASTAVLAGAQGIRVVERR from the coding sequence GTGAATATGGACGACTTGAAACGGCAAGCAGCGGCGCGCGCGCTTGAAGCGGTGCGCGACGGCATGAGGCTTGGCCTCGGCACCGGTTCGACTGCCAAGCATTTCGTCGAATTGCTGGGCGAGCGCGTTCGCGCCGGGCTCGATGTCATCGGCGTGCCGACATCGGAGGTGACCCGCGCCGATGCGGAGCGGTGCGGCATCCGCCTGACCACGCTGGACGCGATCGACCGGCTCGATCTCACGGTCGATGGCGCCGACGAAATCGATCCGGCGCTCAATGTCATCAAGGGCGGCGGCGGCGCATTGCTGCGCGAGAAGATCGTGGCCACCGCGTCCGACCGCATGATCGTCATCGCCGACGAATCCAAATGGGTCGACGTTCTCGGCCGCTTCCCGCTACCGGTCGAGGTCGTTCCATTCGGCCTCGCCGCGACCCAGCGCGCCATGGCCAAGGCGTTTGCGGAAAGCGGCGTTTCCGGCCAAATGGTGGTCCGCAAGGGCAAAGATGGCCACGTTTTTGTCACCGATGGTGGCCACTGGATTGTCGATGCCCATCTTGGCCGAATAGCCGATGCGGCCCGCCTGGCAGGCTTGCTGAGCGTAATACCGGGCGTGGTCGAGCACGGCCTGTTCATCGGCGTCGCCAGCACCGCGGTGCTGGCGGGCGCCCAGGGAATTCGCGTTGTTGAACGGCGGTAA
- the moaA gene encoding GTP 3',8-cyclase MoaA encodes MNGPILSPLASLSRPMTDPFGRTISYLRVSVTDRCDLRCFYCMSEDMTFLPKADLLTLEELDRLCSAFIAKGVRKLRLTGGEPLVRRNVMSLVRSLSRHLGTGALNELTLTTNGSQLARFAAELRDCGVRRINVSLDTLDPAKFRAITRWGDLDKVLAGIEAARSAGLAVKINAVALKNMNEDEIPSLMQWAHGKGMALTLIEVMPMGDIGEGRIDQYVPLSLLRARLAQQYTLTDLADDTGGPARYVRVSETGGKLGFITPMTHNFCESCNRVRITCTGTLHTCLGHEDASDLRKPLRASTDNELLSAAIDRAIGLKPKGHDFIIDRRHNRPSVSRHMSVTGG; translated from the coding sequence ATGAATGGACCCATATTGAGTCCGCTTGCATCGCTGTCCCGTCCGATGACCGATCCGTTCGGCCGGACGATCAGCTATTTGCGGGTATCGGTGACGGACCGCTGCGATCTGCGCTGCTTCTATTGCATGTCGGAAGACATGACATTCCTGCCCAAGGCCGATCTGCTGACGCTTGAGGAGCTTGACCGGCTTTGCTCGGCGTTCATCGCCAAGGGTGTGCGCAAGCTGCGGCTGACCGGCGGCGAACCGCTGGTCCGGCGCAATGTGATGTCGCTGGTGCGTTCGCTGTCGCGCCACCTCGGCACCGGCGCGCTCAATGAACTGACGCTGACGACCAACGGTTCACAGCTGGCGCGCTTCGCCGCCGAGTTGCGCGACTGCGGCGTGCGCCGCATCAACGTCTCCTTGGATACGCTTGATCCCGCCAAATTCCGCGCCATCACCCGCTGGGGCGATCTCGACAAGGTGCTGGCCGGCATCGAGGCCGCGCGATCAGCCGGGCTCGCCGTGAAGATCAACGCGGTTGCGCTGAAGAACATGAACGAGGACGAGATTCCCTCGCTGATGCAATGGGCGCATGGCAAGGGCATGGCGTTGACGCTGATCGAGGTGATGCCGATGGGCGACATCGGCGAAGGACGCATCGACCAGTATGTGCCGCTGTCGCTGCTTCGCGCGCGTCTCGCCCAGCAATACACCCTGACCGACCTCGCAGATGATACCGGCGGACCGGCGCGTTACGTTCGCGTCAGCGAGACCGGCGGCAAGCTCGGTTTCATCACCCCGATGACCCATAATTTCTGCGAGTCATGCAACCGGGTGCGGATCACCTGCACCGGCACGCTGCACACCTGCCTCGGCCACGAGGACGCCTCCGACCTGCGCAAACCGCTGCGCGCCTCCACCGACAATGAGCTCCTCAGCGCGGCGATCGATCGCGCGATCGGCCTGAAACCCAAGGGCCACGACTTCATCATCGATCGCCGGCACAACCGGCCGAGCGTCAGCCGCCATATGAGCGTGACCGGCGGTTAA
- the gph gene encoding phosphoglycolate phosphatase (PGP is an essential enzyme in the glycolate salvage pathway in higher organisms (photorespiration in plants). Phosphoglycolate results from the oxidase activity of RubisCO in the Calvin cycle when concentrations of carbon dioxide are low relative to oxygen. This enzyme is a member of the Haloacid Dehalogenase (HAD) superfamily of aspartate-nucleophile hydrolase enzymes (PF00702).), translating into MTSVRTVVFDLDGTLVDTAPDLINALNFVLAREGLPPVPLASARTMIGAGARRMLERGLELDGRTVGLADIDRLTKDFIDHYAAHIAELSRPFDGLEDALDDLRSRGYQFAVCTNKLEWLSKLLLDQLGLSSRFAAICGADTFGVSKPDPVILRQTLARAGGELSSAIMVGDAGPDIGVARRAGIPVIGVEFGYTEVPIADLKPDRLIAHMRDLPGAVESLMHHRNPA; encoded by the coding sequence ATGACCTCTGTTCGCACTGTTGTCTTCGATCTCGACGGCACGCTGGTGGATACCGCGCCCGATTTGATCAACGCGCTTAACTTCGTGCTCGCGCGCGAGGGTTTGCCTCCCGTTCCCCTCGCCTCGGCGCGCACCATGATCGGCGCCGGCGCCCGGCGGATGCTCGAACGCGGCCTGGAACTGGACGGACGTACCGTTGGCCTCGCCGACATCGACCGGCTCACCAAGGATTTCATCGACCATTACGCGGCCCATATTGCCGAGCTTTCCCGCCCGTTCGACGGACTGGAAGACGCGCTCGATGATCTCCGGTCGCGCGGCTATCAGTTCGCGGTTTGCACCAACAAGCTGGAATGGCTGTCCAAGCTGCTGCTCGACCAGCTCGGACTGAGTTCGCGATTTGCGGCGATTTGCGGCGCGGACACTTTCGGCGTTTCAAAACCCGATCCGGTCATCCTCAGGCAAACTCTGGCGCGCGCGGGCGGCGAGCTTTCCTCGGCGATCATGGTGGGCGATGCCGGTCCGGATATTGGCGTCGCCCGTCGCGCCGGCATTCCCGTCATCGGCGTCGAATTTGGCTATACCGAGGTACCGATTGCCGATCTGAAGCCGGATCGGCTGATCGCTCACATGCGGGATTTGCCGGGGGCCGTCGAAAGTCTGATGCATCACCGGAACCCGGCGTAA
- a CDS encoding SDR family NAD(P)-dependent oxidoreductase, which produces MRELAGKTAFVTGGAGGIGLALGKAFAEAGMKVMLADIEVDALAAAVEGLRGLGSDVRGVTCDVADAASVERAAKAAYEAFGNVHVIGNNAGVAAGGGIDHISLDNWRWVLDVNLMGVLHGIRTFLPHIRAHGEGGHIVNTASMAGLQSGLGFSPYVASKFAVVAMSEGLAGQLKPLGIGVTVICPGYVRTRIGESGRNRPQRYGATQPPDPASPAGLLVAQIAEHLQSGLDPSEVAARVLSAIREDELYVFTHPEMRGEVDERFAAIQAAMDRAAAR; this is translated from the coding sequence ATGCGGGAGCTTGCCGGCAAGACAGCCTTTGTCACGGGGGGAGCCGGCGGCATCGGATTGGCGCTCGGCAAAGCCTTTGCCGAGGCGGGCATGAAGGTGATGCTTGCCGACATCGAAGTCGACGCGCTGGCCGCCGCCGTCGAAGGCCTGCGCGGTCTAGGATCTGACGTCCGCGGCGTGACTTGCGACGTCGCCGACGCTGCCAGCGTCGAGCGCGCGGCGAAGGCGGCATATGAGGCGTTCGGGAACGTCCATGTGATCGGCAACAATGCCGGTGTCGCCGCCGGCGGCGGCATCGACCATATCTCGCTCGACAATTGGCGGTGGGTTCTCGACGTCAACCTGATGGGGGTGCTGCACGGCATCCGTACGTTCCTGCCGCATATCCGCGCGCATGGCGAAGGCGGCCATATCGTCAACACCGCATCGATGGCCGGTCTGCAGAGCGGGCTTGGCTTCAGCCCTTACGTGGCCAGCAAGTTCGCGGTGGTCGCCATGTCCGAGGGGCTGGCAGGGCAGCTCAAGCCGCTCGGCATCGGCGTGACCGTGATCTGTCCGGGGTATGTCCGCACCCGCATCGGCGAAAGTGGCCGCAATCGGCCGCAGCGCTATGGCGCGACGCAGCCGCCGGACCCCGCAAGCCCGGCCGGGCTGCTCGTTGCCCAGATTGCCGAGCACCTGCAGTCCGGTCTCGACCCGTCGGAGGTCGCCGCGCGAGTGCTGAGCGCGATCCGCGAGGACGAACTCTACGTGTTCACGCATCCGGAAATGCGCGGCGAGGTGGACGAGCGGTTTGCCGCCATCCAGGCGGCGATGGACCGGGCGGCGGCCCGCTAG
- a CDS encoding TRAP transporter small permease subunit, with product MRPLLALSAAIDLVNEKIGYVCNLLVLAACLVSAGNAMIRYAFGYSSNGWLELQWYMFAILVMFGASYTFKRNEHVRVEIFYLFLSERGQLWLDLIGTLFFLIPSCLLLSYLSWPFFHQAYAVGEMSGNAGGLIRWPIKFVIPSGFVMLALQGVSEVIKRIAALQGQVTIDAKYERPTQ from the coding sequence ATGCGGCCTTTATTGGCACTCAGCGCGGCGATCGACCTGGTCAACGAAAAGATAGGCTATGTTTGCAATTTGCTCGTGCTGGCCGCCTGTCTGGTCAGCGCCGGCAACGCCATGATCCGCTACGCCTTCGGCTACAGCTCGAACGGCTGGCTCGAGCTGCAATGGTACATGTTCGCGATCCTGGTGATGTTCGGCGCGTCCTACACCTTCAAGCGCAATGAACACGTCCGGGTCGAAATCTTCTATCTGTTCCTGTCCGAGCGCGGCCAGCTTTGGCTCGACCTGATCGGCACGCTGTTCTTCCTGATCCCGTCCTGCCTGCTGCTCAGCTATTTGTCGTGGCCGTTCTTCCATCAGGCTTACGCCGTCGGTGAAATGTCGGGCAATGCCGGCGGCCTGATCCGCTGGCCGATCAAGTTCGTCATCCCCTCCGGCTTCGTGATGCTGGCGTTGCAGGGTGTCTCGGAGGTGATCAAGCGTATCGCCGCCTTGCAGGGCCAGGTGACGATCGATGCGAAGTACGAGAGGCCGACGCAATGA
- the gor gene encoding glutathione-disulfide reductase: protein MAEFDVDLFVIGGGSGGVRAARIAAGYGAQVMIAEEYRMGGTCVIRGCVPKKLFVLGSHVHQEIEDAAGFGWSIPSATFDWPTLVANKDKEIARLEGIYTTNVEKSGAQVVKARAAIEDAHTISLSNGRTVRANTILIATGSTPNHGPAIPGIEHVISSNEAFHLPELPKRIVIQGGGYIALEFAGIFAGLGSDVTVIYRGDNILRGFDEDVRAHLRAEMEKQGINILTRCTVNKVDKVERHGREFTTHLSNGSSIASDLVMFAIGRHPNVAGLGLEKVGVALNQRNGGISVDGWSRTSVPNIYAIGDVTHRINLTPVAIREGHAFADTVFGKRPVQVDHATIPTAVFSQPEVGTVGLTEAEARAQFSHVDIYKADFRPIKSTMSGRNTRVLMKLVVDGTSDRVVGCHVVGDAAAEIIQAVAIAVKMKATKADFDSTFALHPTAAEELVTMRTPTARYVREAAAE, encoded by the coding sequence ATGGCTGAGTTCGACGTCGATCTGTTCGTGATCGGAGGCGGGTCGGGCGGCGTGCGTGCCGCCCGGATCGCCGCCGGTTATGGCGCGCAGGTGATGATTGCCGAAGAGTATCGGATGGGCGGCACCTGCGTGATCCGCGGCTGCGTTCCCAAGAAGCTGTTCGTTCTCGGCTCGCACGTTCACCAGGAGATCGAAGACGCCGCGGGTTTTGGCTGGTCGATCCCTTCCGCGACCTTCGACTGGCCGACCCTGGTCGCCAACAAGGACAAGGAAATCGCCCGGCTGGAGGGCATCTACACCACCAATGTGGAGAAGTCCGGCGCGCAGGTCGTCAAAGCGCGCGCGGCGATCGAGGACGCCCACACGATCAGCCTCAGCAATGGCCGGACGGTGAGGGCGAACACCATCCTGATTGCCACCGGAAGCACGCCCAACCACGGCCCGGCGATCCCCGGCATCGAGCACGTGATTTCGTCGAATGAAGCGTTTCATCTGCCGGAATTGCCCAAGCGCATCGTGATCCAGGGCGGCGGCTATATCGCGCTGGAGTTCGCCGGCATTTTCGCAGGGCTCGGCTCCGACGTGACGGTGATCTATCGCGGCGACAATATCCTGCGCGGCTTCGACGAGGACGTCCGCGCCCATCTGCGCGCCGAGATGGAGAAGCAGGGCATCAACATTCTCACGCGCTGCACCGTGAACAAGGTCGACAAGGTCGAACGGCACGGCCGGGAATTCACGACGCATCTGTCGAACGGCTCGAGCATCGCCTCCGATCTCGTGATGTTTGCGATCGGACGGCATCCGAACGTCGCCGGTCTCGGGCTGGAGAAAGTGGGCGTCGCCCTCAACCAAAGGAATGGCGGGATTTCGGTCGATGGCTGGTCGCGGACCTCGGTGCCGAACATTTACGCCATTGGTGACGTCACCCACCGCATCAATCTGACGCCGGTCGCGATCCGCGAAGGCCATGCCTTCGCCGACACCGTGTTCGGCAAGCGCCCGGTTCAGGTCGATCACGCGACCATTCCGACCGCCGTATTTTCCCAGCCGGAGGTCGGCACGGTCGGGCTGACCGAGGCCGAAGCGCGCGCGCAGTTCAGCCACGTCGATATCTACAAAGCCGATTTCCGCCCGATCAAGTCGACGATGTCGGGCCGCAACACCCGCGTCCTGATGAAGCTCGTTGTCGACGGCACCAGCGACCGCGTGGTCGGCTGCCACGTCGTCGGCGATGCCGCCGCCGAAATCATCCAGGCCGTCGCCATCGCGGTCAAAATGAAAGCGACCAAGGCCGATTTCGATTCGACGTTTGCGCTGCATCCGACCGCGGCGGAAGAGTTGGTGACCATGCGCACGCCGACCGCGCGCTATGTCCGTGAGGCGGCCGCGGAGTAG